In Nocardia asteroides, a single genomic region encodes these proteins:
- a CDS encoding dihydrofolate reductase family protein yields the protein MRRLIYGFGVSLDGYINDRDGSIDWSDPDDELHQHHNDRFRELEIVLNGRRLFELMAEYWPHVAADAPPIEREFGQLWTAVPKVVFSRTLTEVPWNSTLVKENAVEEVRRIKAEGDGLAEIGGAELAAAVIPHGLIDEYHVYLSPVVLGGGTPMFPALADRIRLRPLESRQFASVQLLRFQAE from the coding sequence ATGAGAAGACTGATCTACGGCTTCGGCGTGTCCCTGGACGGCTACATCAACGACCGGGACGGCAGTATCGACTGGTCCGACCCGGACGACGAGCTGCACCAGCACCACAACGACCGGTTCCGGGAGCTCGAGATCGTGCTCAACGGCCGCAGGCTCTTCGAGCTCATGGCCGAGTACTGGCCGCACGTGGCCGCGGACGCGCCGCCGATCGAGCGCGAGTTCGGGCAGCTCTGGACCGCGGTGCCCAAGGTCGTCTTCTCCCGCACGCTCACCGAGGTCCCCTGGAACAGCACCCTGGTCAAGGAGAACGCGGTCGAGGAGGTGCGCCGGATCAAGGCCGAGGGCGACGGCCTCGCCGAGATCGGCGGCGCCGAACTCGCCGCCGCGGTCATTCCGCACGGGCTGATCGACGAGTACCACGTCTACCTCTCGCCGGTGGTGCTCGGCGGTGGCACCCCGATGTTCCCGGCGCTGGCCGACCGGATCCGGCTCCGGCCGCTGGAGTCCAGGCAGTTCGCCTCCGTCCAGTTGCTGCGCTTCCAGGCCGAGTAG
- a CDS encoding SRPBCC family protein: MEVITVERVINAPVERVFDWLADAGNYPRSPVVLRARLVRPGAQAPYGEGAVRVLVWVIGWFRERVTAYRPPHEFEYLVERSFPPARHEGGRLTCTAVPGGTAVVWTTTAEIRVPFGAGVLTRVVAKPVIAFVFGRVLAAADRALRP; this comes from the coding sequence ATGGAAGTCATTACGGTCGAGCGGGTGATCAATGCGCCCGTCGAGCGGGTCTTCGACTGGCTCGCCGACGCGGGCAACTATCCGCGGTCGCCGGTCGTCCTGCGGGCGCGGCTCGTGCGGCCGGGCGCGCAGGCGCCGTACGGGGAGGGGGCCGTGCGGGTGCTGGTCTGGGTGATCGGCTGGTTCCGCGAACGGGTCACCGCCTACCGGCCGCCGCACGAGTTCGAGTACCTGGTCGAGCGGAGTTTTCCGCCCGCGCGGCACGAGGGCGGGCGGCTCACGTGCACCGCGGTGCCCGGCGGTACGGCGGTGGTGTGGACCACCACCGCCGAGATTCGGGTGCCGTTCGGCGCGGGGGTGCTCACCCGGGTGGTGGCGAAGCCGGTGATCGCGTTCGTCTTCGGTCGCGTGCTGGCCGCGGCGGATCGCGCTCTTCGCCCCTGA
- a CDS encoding LLM class flavin-dependent oxidoreductase, protein MALTLSLLDLVPLRTGQTTAQAVAASMQLVRRADELGVHRYWFAEHHNMPAIAASSPPVLIAAAASRTERVRLGSGGVMLPNHAPLIVAEQFSTLAALAPGRIDLGIGRAPGSDQVITQLLRQSGATSDVDRFPDNIKDIIALSHPDGATLRFATGGEYTVKATPVATSTPEVWLLGSSDYSARLAAQLGLPYVFANHFAGDHLDHAMSLYRTQYRPSAEHPEPKSFLTANAVVAPTHEEAFERALPHLRMMARMRSNKPLRAAETVDEVRANPSDKAERRIIDHQARNWFIGEPGDVAKRLRAFAAEHGVDEIMISAAAGQFESEPLDESTGRIQTVELLTAALRH, encoded by the coding sequence ATGGCACTCACCCTCTCCCTGCTCGACCTCGTCCCGCTGCGCACCGGCCAGACCACCGCGCAGGCCGTCGCGGCGTCCATGCAGCTCGTGCGGCGCGCCGACGAGCTCGGCGTGCACCGCTACTGGTTCGCCGAGCACCACAACATGCCCGCCATCGCCGCCAGCTCGCCGCCGGTGCTCATCGCCGCCGCCGCGAGCCGCACCGAGCGGGTCCGGCTCGGCTCCGGCGGGGTCATGCTGCCCAACCACGCGCCGCTGATCGTGGCCGAGCAGTTCTCCACGCTGGCGGCGCTCGCGCCCGGCCGCATCGACCTCGGCATCGGCCGCGCGCCCGGCAGCGACCAGGTGATCACCCAGCTGCTCCGCCAGTCCGGCGCGACCAGCGACGTCGACCGCTTCCCGGACAACATCAAGGACATCATCGCGCTCTCGCACCCCGACGGCGCGACCCTGCGCTTCGCCACCGGCGGCGAGTACACCGTGAAGGCCACCCCGGTCGCGACCAGCACGCCCGAGGTGTGGCTGCTCGGCTCCAGCGACTACTCCGCGCGGCTGGCCGCGCAGCTCGGCCTGCCCTACGTCTTCGCGAACCACTTCGCCGGCGACCACCTCGACCACGCCATGTCGCTCTACCGCACGCAGTACCGGCCCTCGGCCGAGCATCCGGAGCCGAAGAGCTTCCTCACCGCGAACGCCGTCGTCGCCCCGACCCACGAGGAGGCCTTCGAGCGCGCCCTGCCGCACCTGCGCATGATGGCCCGCATGCGCTCGAACAAGCCGCTGCGCGCGGCCGAGACCGTCGACGAGGTGCGCGCGAACCCCTCCGACAAGGCCGAGCGGCGGATCATCGACCACCAGGCGCGGAACTGGTTCATCGGCGAGCCCGGCGACGTGGCCAAGCGGCTGCGCGCCTTCGCCGCCGAGCACGGCGTCGACGAGATCATGATCTCCGCCGCCGCCGGGCAGTTCGAGTCCGAGCCGCTCGACGAGAGCACCGGCCGCATCCAGACCGTCGAGCTGCTCACCGCCGCGCTGCGACACTGA
- a CDS encoding TetR/AcrR family transcriptional regulator produces the protein MPRPRLHDLDELMDVAERMAVESGPAAVTVRALSQTAGVSNGAIYHAFGSRTALLGRVWLRAAQRFLALQREAVRGASGDAVEAVVAAADAPAEFLVQQPVSARFLLAVAREELLGSGDIPADLAAELRHLDRVLTELFGTLSGDVFARRDREAVAVVRDCVVELPTALLLRGNRTPDPPVRARLAAAVRAVLALPPPPPT, from the coding sequence ATGCCCCGCCCCCGCCTGCACGACCTCGACGAGCTGATGGACGTCGCCGAGCGCATGGCCGTGGAATCTGGCCCCGCCGCGGTCACCGTGCGCGCCCTGTCGCAGACCGCCGGGGTCTCGAACGGTGCGATCTACCACGCCTTCGGCTCCCGGACCGCGCTGCTCGGCCGGGTGTGGCTGCGCGCGGCGCAGCGCTTCCTCGCGCTGCAGCGGGAGGCCGTGCGCGGGGCGTCGGGCGACGCGGTGGAGGCGGTCGTCGCCGCTGCCGACGCGCCCGCGGAATTCCTGGTGCAGCAACCGGTTTCGGCGCGGTTCCTGCTCGCCGTCGCACGGGAGGAGCTGCTCGGCTCCGGCGACATCCCCGCCGACCTCGCCGCGGAGCTCCGCCACCTCGACCGGGTCCTGACCGAGCTGTTCGGCACCCTGTCCGGCGACGTCTTCGCCCGCCGCGACCGCGAAGCCGTCGCGGTCGTCCGCGACTGCGTGGTCGAACTGCCCACCGCCCTGCTCCTGCGCGGCAACCGCACCCCGGACCCGCCGGTCCGCGCACGCCTCGCCGCCGCCGTCCGCGCGGTCCTCGCCCTGCCTCCGCCCCCACCGACCTGA
- a CDS encoding indolepyruvate ferredoxin oxidoreductase family protein: protein MTHVDDVQPVTDSVDLADRYRSATGPVLLTGVQAIARLLVEQHERDRRAGRRVATFVSGYQGSPLAGLDRLLAGLPELASEHDVRLVPGVNEELAATSVWGSQLELPKGSRTHDGVIGVWYGKGPGLDRAGDALRHAAMYGAHPAGGALALVGDDPAAKSSSVPAASERSLAALSMPVLFPRNAEEVVAFGLYAVALSRASGCWPALKLVADVADGLWTLDRDFTDFRITVPRLEWEGRPWTYRQRVLAAPPDSVLAEADLYGPRWAMVREFAAVNDIDRIEVDTGDAWLGIVAVGTAYDAVRQALEELGLGADELRRAGIRILRVGMPYPLDAGKVRRVAAGVEAVLVVEDKTAFAESQVLEALYGTARAPGVLGKRAADGRPLVPADGELTAARLVGPLRTVLRERVPLRTPLPAALPLSVLDTKRTAFFCSGCPHNRSTVVPDGSLAGGGIGCHTLVTMSARTDSQVTGLTQMGGEGAQWIGQAPYTDIGHIFQNVGDGTYFHSGQLAIQACIAAGVNITYKILYNAAVAMTGAQPAEAGLSVPRLTHKLAAEGVVRTIVCAEEPERHRGAAFAPGVLVWDRDRLDEAQRLLREVPGVTVLIYDQPCAADTRRKRKRGEAPVRRTRVLINEAVCEGCGDCGVKSNCLSVRPVQTEFGRKTRIDQTGCNTDYSCLDGDCPAFVTVELPEVPAPPARTAPPAPPEVPDPELPEIDGTFDVFLAGVGGTGIVTANQVLGTAALRAGLHVEGLDQTGLSQKAGPVTSHLRLSRRAVDAANRIAPAGADCFLAFDLLTAADDRNLRYGSAERTLVVASTSRTPTGDMVHDASVAYPAEGVLLDRLATAGRDVLGFDAVAAAEVLFGDSATANSLLVGAAYQAGALPIHAAAIEEAIALNGVAVRANRSAFAWGRVAVADPAAFAAATRAGERSHRSDDAPLPARLLAPLGVTGAVRGTVERRAAQLVAYQGEALAARYLALVQQVWAAEQAIGAGSELTAAVAHGLHKLLAYKDEYEVARMLVDPAFLHAVRDELPGAGNLTYKLHPPTLRALGRDKKIGLRSPAALRLLARGRGLRGTPFDPFGFTRMRRLERRLAAHYEQTIRTLTATLTPDGHAHAVAVAAAADLVRGYEEVKLRTVETYLARLRALGIDTAGIRAGGPT, encoded by the coding sequence ATGACGCACGTCGACGATGTTCAGCCGGTGACCGATTCCGTGGATCTGGCGGATCGGTACCGGAGTGCGACAGGCCCGGTGCTGCTCACCGGCGTGCAGGCCATCGCGCGGCTGCTCGTGGAGCAGCACGAGCGCGATCGGCGCGCGGGGCGGCGGGTGGCGACCTTCGTCTCCGGCTACCAGGGCAGTCCGCTGGCCGGGCTGGATCGCCTGCTCGCCGGGCTGCCGGAGCTGGCCTCCGAGCACGATGTGCGACTCGTGCCCGGGGTGAACGAGGAGCTGGCGGCGACCTCGGTGTGGGGCAGCCAGCTGGAGTTGCCCAAGGGAAGCAGGACACACGACGGGGTGATCGGGGTCTGGTACGGCAAGGGCCCCGGGCTGGATCGCGCCGGTGACGCACTGCGGCATGCCGCCATGTACGGCGCGCACCCGGCCGGCGGCGCGCTGGCACTGGTCGGGGACGATCCGGCGGCGAAGTCGTCGTCGGTGCCCGCGGCCAGCGAACGCTCGCTGGCGGCGCTGTCGATGCCGGTGCTGTTCCCGCGCAATGCCGAGGAGGTCGTGGCCTTCGGGCTGTACGCGGTGGCGCTGTCCCGGGCGTCGGGGTGCTGGCCCGCGCTGAAACTGGTGGCCGACGTCGCCGACGGGCTGTGGACGCTGGACCGCGATTTCACCGATTTCCGCATCACCGTTCCCCGGCTGGAGTGGGAGGGCAGGCCCTGGACCTACCGCCAGCGGGTGCTCGCCGCCCCGCCGGACAGCGTCCTCGCCGAGGCGGATCTGTACGGGCCGCGGTGGGCGATGGTGCGAGAGTTCGCCGCCGTCAACGACATCGACCGCATCGAGGTCGACACCGGGGACGCCTGGCTCGGCATCGTTGCGGTCGGGACCGCCTACGACGCGGTGCGCCAGGCGCTGGAGGAGCTCGGGCTGGGTGCGGACGAGTTGCGGCGGGCGGGGATCCGGATCCTGCGGGTCGGCATGCCCTACCCGCTGGATGCGGGCAAGGTCCGCCGCGTGGCCGCCGGGGTGGAGGCGGTGCTGGTCGTGGAGGACAAGACCGCGTTCGCGGAATCCCAGGTACTGGAGGCGCTGTACGGCACCGCGCGGGCGCCGGGCGTCCTCGGCAAGCGCGCCGCCGACGGCCGCCCGCTGGTCCCGGCCGACGGCGAGCTGACCGCCGCCCGGCTGGTCGGCCCGCTGCGCACCGTGCTGCGCGAACGGGTTCCGCTGCGCACCCCGCTGCCCGCCGCGCTGCCGCTGAGCGTGCTCGACACCAAGCGCACCGCCTTCTTCTGCTCCGGCTGCCCGCACAACCGCTCCACCGTGGTCCCGGACGGTTCGCTGGCCGGGGGCGGGATCGGCTGCCACACCCTGGTCACCATGTCCGCGCGCACCGATTCCCAGGTCACCGGGCTCACCCAGATGGGCGGCGAGGGCGCGCAGTGGATCGGCCAGGCGCCGTACACCGACATCGGCCACATCTTCCAGAATGTCGGCGACGGAACGTATTTCCACTCCGGGCAGCTCGCGATCCAGGCGTGCATCGCGGCCGGGGTGAACATCACCTACAAGATCCTCTACAACGCCGCCGTCGCCATGACCGGCGCCCAGCCCGCCGAGGCCGGGCTCTCGGTGCCGCGGCTGACGCACAAGCTCGCCGCCGAGGGGGTGGTGCGAACCATCGTCTGCGCGGAGGAGCCGGAGCGGCACCGCGGCGCCGCGTTCGCGCCCGGTGTGCTGGTGTGGGATCGCGACCGTCTGGACGAGGCCCAGCGCCTGCTGCGCGAGGTTCCCGGTGTCACGGTGCTGATCTACGACCAGCCGTGCGCGGCCGACACCAGGCGCAAGCGCAAGCGCGGCGAGGCGCCGGTGCGGCGCACGAGGGTGCTGATCAACGAGGCGGTCTGCGAGGGCTGCGGCGACTGCGGGGTGAAGTCGAACTGCCTGTCGGTGCGGCCGGTGCAGACCGAGTTCGGCCGCAAGACCCGGATCGACCAGACCGGCTGCAACACCGACTACAGCTGCCTGGACGGTGACTGCCCGGCCTTCGTCACCGTCGAGCTGCCCGAGGTGCCCGCACCGCCCGCCCGCACCGCGCCCCCGGCCCCGCCCGAGGTCCCCGACCCGGAGCTGCCCGAGATCGACGGCACCTTCGACGTCTTCCTCGCCGGGGTCGGCGGCACCGGCATCGTCACCGCCAACCAGGTGCTCGGCACCGCCGCGCTGCGCGCCGGGCTGCACGTGGAGGGGCTCGACCAGACCGGGCTCAGCCAGAAGGCCGGGCCGGTCACCTCGCACCTGCGGCTGAGCAGGCGCGCGGTCGACGCCGCCAACCGCATCGCCCCCGCGGGCGCCGACTGCTTCCTCGCCTTCGACCTGCTCACCGCCGCCGACGACCGCAACCTGCGCTACGGCAGCGCCGAGCGCACCCTGGTCGTCGCCTCCACCAGCCGCACCCCGACCGGCGACATGGTGCACGACGCCTCGGTCGCCTACCCGGCGGAGGGCGTGCTGCTCGACCGGCTCGCCACCGCGGGCAGGGACGTGCTCGGCTTCGACGCGGTGGCCGCCGCCGAGGTGCTGTTCGGCGACTCCGCGACCGCCAACTCGCTGCTGGTCGGCGCCGCCTACCAGGCGGGGGCGCTGCCCATCCACGCCGCCGCGATCGAGGAGGCCATCGCGCTCAACGGGGTCGCGGTGCGCGCCAACCGGAGCGCCTTCGCCTGGGGCCGGGTCGCCGTCGCCGACCCGGCGGCCTTCGCCGCGGCCACCCGCGCGGGCGAGCGCTCGCACCGCAGCGACGATGCCCCGCTACCCGCGCGGCTGCTCGCCCCGCTCGGCGTGACCGGCGCGGTCCGCGGCACCGTCGAGCGCCGCGCCGCCCAGCTCGTCGCCTACCAGGGCGAGGCGCTGGCCGCCCGCTATCTCGCGCTGGTGCAGCAGGTCTGGGCCGCCGAGCAGGCGATCGGCGCGGGCAGCGAGCTCACCGCGGCGGTGGCGCACGGGCTGCACAAGCTGCTGGCCTACAAGGACGAGTACGAGGTCGCCCGGATGCTGGTCGACCCCGCCTTCCTGCACGCGGTCCGCGACGAGCTGCCCGGCGCGGGCAACCTCACCTACAAGCTGCACCCCCCGACCCTGCGCGCACTCGGCAGGGACAAGAAGATCGGGCTGCGCTCCCCCGCGGCGCTGCGCCTGCTCGCCCGCGGCCGCGGGCTGCGCGGAACGCCCTTCGACCCCTTCGGGTTCACGCGGATGCGACGGCTCGAGCGGCGCCTCGCGGCGCACTACGAGCAGACGATCCGCACCCTGACCGCCACCCTGACCCCGGACGGCCACGCGCACGCCGTCGCGGTCGCCGCCGCGGCCGACCTGGTGCGCGGCTACGAGGAGGTGAAGCTGCGCACCGTCGAGACCTACCTGGCCCGGCTGCGCGCGCTCGGCATCGACACCGCGGGGATCAGGGCCGGTGGCCCCACCTGA
- a CDS encoding enoyl-CoA hydratase-related protein, with product MPATLRYEGDIAVLTLGTDENRFSPDWLDAVGTHLDAVERDARGLITIGTGKFYSNGLDLEWLLANGDHAEEYVARVQELFARVLTFPMPTVAAVNGHSFGAGAMLGIAHDYRLMRADRGYYCFPEVDIDITFTPGMAALIQAKLTPRAALTAMTTGRRFGADDALAAGLVDGTAAEPELLTAALARLAPLTGKNPATVARIKATMFGSVTAALR from the coding sequence ATGCCCGCGACCCTGCGCTACGAGGGCGACATCGCCGTCCTCACCCTCGGCACCGACGAGAACCGCTTCTCCCCGGACTGGCTGGACGCCGTCGGCACCCACCTCGACGCCGTCGAGCGCGACGCCCGCGGCCTGATCACCATCGGCACCGGCAAGTTCTACTCCAACGGCCTCGACCTGGAGTGGCTGCTGGCCAACGGCGACCACGCCGAGGAGTACGTCGCCCGCGTCCAGGAGCTCTTCGCCCGCGTCCTGACCTTCCCGATGCCGACCGTCGCCGCGGTCAACGGCCACAGCTTCGGCGCGGGCGCCATGCTCGGCATCGCGCACGACTACCGGCTCATGCGCGCCGACCGCGGCTACTACTGCTTCCCCGAGGTCGACATCGACATCACCTTCACCCCCGGCATGGCCGCGCTCATCCAGGCCAAGCTCACCCCGCGGGCAGCGCTCACCGCCATGACGACCGGCCGCCGCTTCGGCGCGGACGACGCCCTCGCGGCCGGGCTCGTCGACGGCACCGCCGCCGAACCCGAGCTGCTCACCGCGGCGCTGGCCCGGCTCGCGCCGCTCACCGGCAAGAACCCCGCGACCGTCGCCAGGATCAAGGCCACCATGTTCGGCAGCGTCACCGCGGCCCTGCGCTGA
- a CDS encoding cytochrome P450 has protein sequence MTQLRELRPPTIEGAADAARVLAEVLAPTVAQGAILRRPRMVAFAERLRLDARAVALLRGLRARRGPAPVRLALPGMSMAVLLDPPDVARLLASEPGPFEPAAGVKRAALNHFQPHGVLVSRGRVRARRRAFNEAALQTPNPLHGIAPQLTARVEETARHLLRRAGETGELDWDTFAEQWWRLVRTVVLGTAARDDTALTDELARLRARANWAFAAPRDETGHRRLAAGIQRYLEAAEPGTLAAAIAAATPDSDIEPADQVAHWLFAFDAAGITTFRTLALLAANPEQDEWARQELPDAGPSRFERLRACVLDTVRLWPTTPMILRQSTAPSTWHGREFRAGTTFLVFAPLFHRDPDTLGDAADHFTPRLWLDGRADEHPALVPFSAGPGVCPGRNVVLLTTSTLLAALLREQRFGIAAGAVPAAPVPAGIDHFRIRLGLRG, from the coding sequence ATGACGCAGCTCCGTGAACTCCGTCCGCCCACCATCGAAGGCGCCGCCGACGCGGCGCGGGTGCTCGCCGAGGTACTCGCGCCGACCGTGGCGCAGGGCGCGATCCTGCGCCGCCCGCGGATGGTGGCGTTCGCCGAACGGCTCCGGCTCGACGCGCGCGCGGTCGCGCTGCTGCGCGGGCTCCGCGCGCGGCGCGGGCCTGCGCCGGTGCGGCTCGCGCTCCCCGGCATGTCGATGGCCGTGCTGCTCGACCCGCCCGACGTCGCGCGGCTGCTGGCGAGCGAGCCGGGCCCCTTCGAACCGGCCGCCGGGGTGAAACGCGCCGCGCTGAACCACTTCCAGCCGCACGGCGTGCTGGTGAGCCGGGGCCGGGTGCGCGCCCGCCGCCGCGCCTTCAACGAGGCCGCGCTGCAGACCCCGAACCCGCTGCACGGCATCGCCCCGCAGCTGACCGCCCGGGTCGAGGAGACCGCGCGGCACCTGCTGCGCCGGGCGGGGGAGACCGGCGAGCTGGACTGGGACACCTTCGCCGAGCAGTGGTGGCGGCTGGTCCGCACCGTGGTGCTCGGCACCGCCGCCCGCGACGACACCGCCCTCACCGACGAGCTGGCCCGGCTGCGCGCCCGCGCGAACTGGGCCTTCGCCGCACCCCGCGACGAGACCGGACACCGCAGGCTCGCCGCGGGCATCCAGCGCTACCTGGAGGCCGCGGAGCCGGGCACGCTCGCGGCGGCGATCGCCGCGGCCACCCCGGATTCGGACATCGAACCGGCGGATCAGGTGGCGCACTGGCTGTTCGCCTTCGACGCCGCGGGAATCACCACCTTCCGCACCCTGGCGCTGCTGGCGGCGAACCCCGAACAGGACGAGTGGGCCAGGCAGGAGCTGCCCGACGCCGGGCCGAGCCGGTTCGAGCGGCTGCGCGCCTGCGTGCTCGACACCGTGCGGCTGTGGCCGACCACGCCGATGATCCTGCGCCAATCCACCGCGCCGAGCACCTGGCACGGCCGCGAATTCCGCGCGGGGACGACATTTCTGGTGTTCGCGCCGCTCTTCCACCGCGACCCGGACACCCTCGGCGACGCCGCCGATCACTTCACCCCGCGGCTCTGGCTCGACGGCCGCGCCGACGAGCACCCCGCGCTGGTGCCGTTCAGCGCGGGGCCGGGGGTCTGCCCCGGCCGCAATGTGGTGCTGCTGACCACGTCCACGCTGCTCGCGGCGCTACTGCGGGAGCAGCGCTTCGGCATCGCCGCCGGTGCGGTGCCCGCCGCGCCGGTGCCGGCCGGGATCGATCACTTCCGGATCCGGCTGGGCCTGCGCGGCTGA
- a CDS encoding DedA family protein, whose translation MERLGGPGAGLAIFLENLFPPLPSEVILPLAGFAARLGDFSLVSAIVWTTIGSLLGAWLLYGLGAGLGHERLRRIAGRIPLLDADDVDRSAAWFGRHGGKAVFFGRMIPMFRSFISIPAGVERMNFLYFSVLTAAGSLIWNTVFVLAGYALGANWHRVEPYTAVFQYGVIAAVVLACGWFVVRRLRRRRDQRDARTIVR comes from the coding sequence ATGGAACGGCTCGGCGGCCCCGGAGCGGGGCTCGCCATCTTCCTGGAGAACCTCTTCCCGCCGCTGCCGAGCGAGGTCATCCTGCCGCTGGCCGGTTTCGCCGCGCGGCTCGGCGACTTCTCGCTGGTGTCGGCGATCGTGTGGACCACGATCGGCTCGCTGCTCGGCGCCTGGCTGCTCTACGGCCTCGGCGCCGGGCTCGGGCACGAGCGGCTGCGCCGCATCGCGGGCCGTATCCCGCTGCTCGACGCCGATGACGTCGACCGCTCGGCCGCCTGGTTCGGCAGGCACGGCGGCAAGGCCGTTTTCTTCGGCCGGATGATCCCGATGTTCCGCAGCTTCATCTCCATCCCGGCCGGGGTCGAGCGGATGAACTTCCTGTACTTCAGCGTGCTCACCGCCGCGGGCAGCCTGATCTGGAACACGGTCTTCGTACTGGCCGGGTACGCGCTCGGCGCGAACTGGCATCGGGTCGAGCCGTACACCGCCGTCTTCCAGTACGGGGTGATCGCCGCCGTCGTGCTCGCCTGCGGCTGGTTCGTCGTCCGCCGCCTGCGCCGCCGCCGCGATCAGCGCGACGCGCGGACCATCGTGCGCTGA
- a CDS encoding MarR family winged helix-turn-helix transcriptional regulator produces MESRAGERTGELGRQLSFALYGAANRMIRHHKPILEPLGLTFPQYLVVLALIDGAPRTVGALGACLEMDTGTITPLVKRLETAGLVTRRRDPGDERRVLVDLTERGLALEAEVRAVTGKIDQVCPHTADELAHLRRTIDALGRPTGG; encoded by the coding sequence ATGGAATCACGCGCTGGAGAACGAACCGGCGAACTGGGCAGGCAGCTGTCGTTCGCGCTCTACGGGGCGGCGAACCGGATGATCCGTCACCACAAACCCATCCTCGAACCGCTGGGGCTGACCTTCCCGCAGTACCTGGTCGTCCTCGCGCTCATCGACGGTGCGCCGCGGACCGTCGGCGCGCTCGGCGCCTGCCTGGAGATGGACACCGGCACCATCACCCCGCTGGTCAAGCGGCTCGAAACCGCCGGGCTCGTGACCCGTCGGCGGGATCCGGGGGACGAGCGCCGCGTCCTCGTCGACCTCACCGAGCGCGGGCTCGCGCTCGAGGCCGAGGTCCGCGCCGTCACCGGCAAGATCGACCAGGTCTGCCCGCACACCGCCGACGAGCTCGCGCACCTCCGGCGCACCATCGACGCGCTCGGCCGCCCCACCGGCGGCTGA
- the speG gene encoding spermidine N1-acetyltransferase, translated as MNTRLRALEREDLPFVHQLFNDAQIMSYWFDEPFEALVELRDIYDRHIHDERERRFVLDVDGAQAGLVELREIAPVHRNAEFQIIVAPGHQGRGLATVATRKALDYAFAVLNLHKVYLIVDVVNEKAVHVYRKLGFQDEGILRDEYFAGGRYRNALRMGVLQHEHLGG; from the coding sequence GTGAACACCCGGCTCCGCGCCCTCGAGCGCGAGGATCTCCCCTTCGTCCACCAGCTCTTCAACGACGCGCAGATCATGTCCTACTGGTTCGACGAGCCGTTCGAGGCGCTCGTCGAGCTGCGCGACATCTACGACCGGCACATCCACGACGAGCGGGAACGCCGCTTCGTCCTGGATGTGGACGGCGCGCAGGCCGGGCTGGTCGAGCTGCGGGAGATCGCGCCGGTGCACCGCAACGCGGAGTTCCAGATCATCGTCGCGCCCGGGCACCAGGGGCGCGGGCTGGCGACCGTCGCGACCCGCAAGGCGCTGGACTACGCCTTCGCCGTGCTGAACCTGCACAAGGTGTACCTGATCGTGGACGTGGTGAACGAGAAGGCCGTCCACGTGTACCGCAAGCTCGGCTTCCAGGACGAGGGCATCCTGCGCGACGAGTACTTCGCCGGTGGGCGCTACCGGAACGCGCTGCGCATGGGCGTCCTGCAGCACGAACACCTGGGCGGGTGA